In Novipirellula galeiformis, one DNA window encodes the following:
- the purN gene encoding phosphoribosylglycinamide formyltransferase produces MPNSKSTGVKLPIAVFLSGSGRTLANLIRHRDEHGLPIEIRLVISSRANVRGIEIAQQDGIETRCIRKRDYPDPIAHMRQMFDPCRDAEVKYVVMAGYMNHVLIPNDFENRVINIHPSLLPSFGGAGMYGHHVHEAALKRGVKISGCTVHFVDNEYDNGPIIVQRSCPVHPDDDADTLAARVFAQECLALPEALRRLEHFDK; encoded by the coding sequence ATGCCAAATTCGAAATCGACCGGCGTGAAGCTTCCCATTGCGGTATTCCTCAGTGGCAGTGGTCGAACGCTCGCCAATTTGATCCGTCATCGCGACGAACACGGATTGCCAATCGAAATTCGCTTGGTGATCAGCAGTCGTGCCAATGTGCGGGGCATTGAAATCGCCCAGCAAGATGGCATCGAGACGCGATGCATTCGCAAACGGGATTACCCAGACCCGATTGCACACATGCGACAAATGTTTGATCCGTGCCGCGACGCGGAGGTGAAGTACGTGGTGATGGCCGGGTATATGAATCACGTCTTGATCCCGAACGATTTCGAGAATCGCGTGATCAACATTCACCCCTCCCTATTACCCTCCTTTGGAGGCGCTGGAATGTACGGCCATCACGTGCACGAAGCCGCACTCAAACGAGGCGTCAAGATCAGCGGATGCACGGTCCATTTCGTCGACAACGAATACGATAACGGGCCAATCATTGTGCAACGTTCGTGCCCGGTGCATCCCGATGACGACGCCGACACCTTAGCCGCACGTGTGTTTGCACAAGAGTGCCTGGCATTACCCGAAGCGTTGCGCAGGCTAGAGCATTTTGACAAATGA
- a CDS encoding EAL domain-containing protein, whose protein sequence is MATIENSALERLRRNSALMEDIWFLAGPTQPGESILHLPIDVEPYVIGRKPGVSLRLQFRTVSGQHAALSIRDGALQLTDLGSTNGTYVNGKRVEPHQTIRISEEDLIHFAEAPFRIYRQSVTGATHGTIAENICDQALALVQFDRLMAERLVKPHFQAIVDLRCPSHEMVGHEILGRGSVFGLESVGAMFQAAEQLSLEVELSRLLRWEGIRVGRDFPESPMLFVNTHPKEVEDIQGLVESLIQARQMAGNANLVLEIHESAVTNRDVMKTLVDVLEEQRIRLAYDDFGSGQARLAELVETRPYVVKFDISLIRGIDTADASRRKMLANLVNMVCDLDILPLAEGVETEGESNACIDLGFQLGQGFYYGRPSPA, encoded by the coding sequence ATGGCAACGATTGAAAACTCGGCTCTCGAACGTCTCCGGCGCAATAGTGCGCTTATGGAAGACATTTGGTTTCTAGCGGGACCAACTCAGCCTGGCGAATCGATCCTTCACCTGCCGATCGATGTCGAACCTTACGTGATCGGTCGCAAGCCAGGCGTCTCGCTGCGTCTCCAATTTCGTACCGTGAGCGGCCAGCATGCTGCACTGAGTATTCGCGACGGGGCGCTGCAATTAACCGATCTCGGTAGCACCAACGGAACCTACGTCAACGGGAAGCGGGTTGAGCCACACCAGACGATTCGGATTTCGGAAGAGGATTTGATCCACTTTGCCGAAGCTCCCTTTCGGATTTATCGACAATCGGTGACCGGAGCGACTCACGGTACGATTGCCGAAAATATTTGCGACCAAGCGTTAGCGCTGGTGCAATTTGACCGCTTGATGGCTGAACGGCTCGTTAAACCGCATTTTCAAGCCATTGTCGATCTGCGTTGCCCGTCACACGAGATGGTCGGTCACGAAATCCTGGGACGCGGCAGCGTGTTCGGGCTCGAATCCGTGGGCGCGATGTTTCAAGCCGCCGAACAATTAAGCCTCGAAGTGGAATTGAGTCGCTTGCTTCGTTGGGAAGGCATTCGCGTCGGTCGCGATTTCCCCGAAAGCCCGATGTTGTTTGTCAATACACATCCCAAGGAAGTCGAAGACATCCAAGGGCTAGTCGAATCGTTGATTCAAGCCCGCCAGATGGCAGGCAATGCCAACCTCGTTTTGGAAATTCACGAGTCAGCCGTCACCAATCGTGATGTGATGAAAACGTTGGTCGATGTACTCGAAGAACAACGGATCCGGCTTGCCTACGACGACTTTGGCTCCGGCCAAGCACGGCTCGCCGAACTCGTGGAAACGAGACCGTATGTGGTAAAGTTCGATATCTCGTTGATCCGAGGAATTGATACCGCGGATGCGAGCCGACGCAAAATGTTGGCAAACCTAGTCAACATGGTTTGTGACTTGGATATCTTGCCGCTCGCTGAAGGGGTCGAAACCGAAGGCGAATCAAACGCTTGCATCGACCTCGGCTTTCAATTAGGCCAAGGGTTTTACTACGGCCGCCCTTCGCCGGCGTGA
- a CDS encoding AAA family ATPase, which translates to MTALASDTQSFEPSMLGGLLSDDTFWPTQPRDLQETGLSAAYVDGLMLKILLVGGTLSGRNGAERIGIPFRVIEPILDALRTRKLVTHVRPAPFNDYYYSLTEAGQKQANHQMTQCSYTGPAPVTLSDYVLSVEAQAAGLDPIDREQLRSALSSISYQSELLDHLGPAVNSNTGMFLFGPPGNGKTTIARCLTQCLGQEIWIPHAILDDGNLIKLQDDAFHRPAPVPEMVGDILKGQEWDNRWIRIRRPTVVVGGELVMDNLEVRHDPRSNICEAPLQMKSNCGCLLIDDFGRQRIAPEELLNRWIIPLENKCDYLTLPTGKKVQIPFEQLIIFSTNIDPSSLVDEAFLRRVPYKIYVSDPSREEYREIMLGVTNSLGFPNTPQAAEHLFKFYEDSGRKMRRCHPRDLLTQVANFCKYRKLPLTLQPDYLDHACRSYFSQL; encoded by the coding sequence ATGACTGCACTCGCAAGCGATACACAATCCTTCGAACCAAGCATGTTAGGAGGGTTGTTGTCGGACGACACATTTTGGCCGACCCAACCTCGAGATTTGCAGGAGACGGGTTTAAGCGCTGCCTACGTCGACGGGCTGATGCTAAAAATCCTGTTGGTCGGTGGAACGCTTAGCGGCCGAAACGGCGCCGAACGTATCGGCATTCCGTTCCGTGTCATTGAACCGATACTCGATGCGCTGCGAACGCGCAAGCTCGTCACTCACGTTCGTCCGGCGCCGTTTAACGATTATTACTATTCGTTGACCGAAGCGGGGCAAAAACAAGCCAACCACCAAATGACTCAGTGCAGTTACACCGGTCCGGCTCCGGTCACCCTCTCCGATTACGTGCTCAGCGTTGAAGCTCAAGCCGCCGGCTTGGACCCGATCGATCGCGAACAGTTGCGCAGCGCGTTGAGTTCGATTTCGTACCAAAGCGAGCTACTTGATCACTTGGGTCCCGCGGTGAACAGCAATACCGGGATGTTCTTATTCGGGCCACCGGGCAACGGCAAAACAACGATTGCCCGCTGCCTAACGCAGTGCCTTGGCCAAGAGATTTGGATTCCGCATGCGATCCTTGATGATGGAAATCTAATCAAGTTGCAAGACGATGCGTTCCATCGCCCCGCGCCGGTCCCCGAGATGGTCGGAGACATATTGAAGGGTCAAGAATGGGACAATCGCTGGATTCGCATTCGCCGCCCCACCGTGGTCGTAGGTGGTGAATTGGTGATGGACAATCTCGAAGTGCGACACGATCCTCGCTCGAATATCTGTGAAGCACCGCTGCAAATGAAAAGCAATTGCGGTTGCTTGCTGATCGATGACTTTGGACGGCAACGCATTGCTCCCGAGGAATTGTTGAACCGCTGGATCATTCCGCTAGAGAACAAGTGTGATTACTTAACGCTGCCAACGGGAAAGAAAGTTCAAATTCCGTTTGAACAACTGATCATATTTTCGACCAACATCGATCCCAGTTCTCTAGTGGACGAAGCCTTCCTGCGACGCGTGCCCTACAAGATCTACGTTTCGGATCCAAGTCGCGAAGAGTATCGAGAAATCATGCTCGGTGTCACCAACTCGCTTGGATTCCCCAACACGCCTCAAGCGGCGGAGCATTTGTTCAAATTCTATGAGGACAGCGGACGTAAGATGCGACGCTGTCATCCTCGCGATTTGCTGACCCAGGTCGCGAATTTTTGCAAGTACCGCAAGCTGCCGCTGACGTTACAACCCGATTACCTCGATCACGCCTGCCGAAGCTACTTTAGCCAACTGTAA